Proteins co-encoded in one Saprospira grandis genomic window:
- the lpdA gene encoding dihydrolipoyl dehydrogenase: MKYDLTIIGSGPGGYVAAIRAAQLGQKVAIIERYSTLGGTCLNVGCIPSKALLDSSEHFHAAEKKFQDHGINVSGLSVDFEQMVKRKDEVVSQTCAGVEFLMKKNKITVYTGHGSFVNRNTIQIAPKDGEGETQTIETDKVIIATGSKPVLPAAFNYDKQRVISSTEALTLKEVPKRLLVIGAGVIGLELGSVYARLGTEVEVIEYQNAVLGGMDADLGKEMRKVLKKELKIKFHLNHKVETVENLGGEVKLVAESRKDGKKLELQADYCLVAIGRRPYTDALGLENVGVELDERGRIKIDNHMQTNVEGIFAIGDVVRGAMLAHKAEEEGVYVAEYISGQKPHINYNLIPGVVYTWPEVAAVGQTEEELKAAKVAYKVGKFPFKALGRARASADTNGFVKILSDKETDEVLGVHMIGARCADLIIEAVAAMEFRASAEDMSRYSHPHPTFTEAVKEAALAATEDRALHS; this comes from the coding sequence ATGAAGTACGATCTCACCATCATCGGATCTGGACCTGGCGGTTATGTAGCCGCCATTCGCGCTGCCCAACTGGGCCAAAAAGTGGCCATTATTGAGCGTTATTCTACTTTGGGCGGAACCTGCCTGAACGTAGGTTGTATTCCCTCAAAGGCGCTATTAGATTCTTCGGAGCATTTTCATGCGGCGGAGAAAAAATTTCAAGACCATGGCATTAACGTTTCTGGACTTTCTGTAGATTTTGAGCAGATGGTGAAGCGTAAGGATGAGGTGGTTTCGCAGACTTGTGCGGGGGTAGAGTTCTTGATGAAAAAGAACAAAATTACCGTTTATACGGGCCACGGAAGCTTTGTGAACCGCAATACAATTCAGATTGCGCCCAAGGATGGCGAAGGCGAAACGCAGACCATCGAGACCGATAAAGTGATTATTGCGACGGGTTCTAAGCCTGTTTTGCCTGCCGCTTTCAACTACGACAAGCAGCGTGTGATTAGCTCGACAGAGGCCTTGACCTTGAAAGAAGTGCCCAAGCGTTTGTTGGTGATTGGTGCTGGTGTAATTGGATTGGAATTGGGCTCTGTTTATGCTCGTTTGGGCACAGAGGTCGAGGTGATTGAGTACCAAAATGCTGTTTTGGGTGGCATGGATGCCGATTTGGGCAAAGAAATGCGCAAAGTGCTCAAGAAAGAATTGAAAATCAAGTTCCACCTCAACCATAAGGTAGAAACTGTAGAAAACCTAGGCGGGGAAGTGAAATTGGTTGCTGAATCGCGCAAAGATGGTAAAAAACTGGAGCTTCAAGCCGACTATTGTCTAGTGGCTATTGGTCGCCGTCCTTACACAGATGCTTTGGGGCTGGAAAATGTAGGCGTTGAATTGGATGAGCGTGGGCGCATCAAAATTGACAACCACATGCAAACCAATGTAGAAGGTATTTTTGCGATTGGCGATGTTGTTCGTGGGGCCATGTTGGCCCATAAAGCCGAGGAAGAAGGCGTTTATGTAGCGGAATACATCAGTGGGCAAAAGCCTCATATCAACTACAACTTGATTCCTGGTGTGGTTTACACTTGGCCTGAAGTGGCTGCAGTGGGGCAGACCGAAGAAGAATTGAAAGCAGCAAAAGTAGCTTATAAAGTGGGTAAATTCCCCTTTAAGGCCCTTGGTCGCGCTCGTGCTTCTGCCGATACCAATGGGTTTGTAAAAATCCTATCGGATAAAGAAACTGATGAGGTTTTGGGCGTGCACATGATTGGTGCTCGTTGTGCCGACCTCATTATTGAGGCCGTAGCAGCCATGGAATTCCGTGCTTCTGCCGAGGATATGTCTCGTTATAGCCATCCGCATCCCACCTTTACCGAAGCTGTGAAAGAGGCTGCCTTGGCCGCCACCGAAGACCGCGCCTTGCATAGCTAG
- a CDS encoding DUF4349 domain-containing protein — protein MNKKAYLLLALPFFWTACQSPPTQEVLAQEAAKENAAQETAYRFKQWSRKMEVSTIDSSSQSVQLQRLSLSLDASAKEEVKAILAQYDDKENQAPDSLFQEDAPSKKTKLPIENGAVLIGVRNYEQAYKKIKELAATYQAEILSEEEKGSDLQLENTLVLQLPPSNFQIFLEELRELSVVVREKRIWRQDLGGQFVELDSRLKNKYLAKTRLESLLRNAQDAQAILPIQRELDQITEDIELLKQAVNLMLEKSAHSSITLTFYQEVNPEEKVQQAAFGNRMAEGAQTGWTNFKESLVSMAYLWPYILLGLIFSLTALFAARSSRKRAQQAKLKAFQAQQAWLMQQKQLQQPKAPKDSE, from the coding sequence ATGAATAAAAAAGCATACTTACTTTTAGCCCTGCCTTTTTTCTGGACCGCCTGCCAATCGCCTCCCACACAAGAGGTATTGGCCCAAGAAGCGGCCAAAGAAAATGCAGCTCAAGAAACGGCTTATCGCTTCAAGCAATGGAGCCGAAAAATGGAGGTTTCTACCATTGATAGTAGCAGCCAGTCTGTACAATTACAACGTCTTAGCCTGAGCCTAGATGCTTCGGCCAAGGAGGAGGTCAAAGCTATTTTGGCCCAATATGATGACAAAGAAAACCAAGCTCCTGATAGCTTGTTTCAGGAAGATGCGCCCAGTAAAAAGACCAAATTGCCCATTGAAAATGGGGCCGTTTTGATTGGGGTGCGCAACTATGAGCAAGCTTATAAGAAAATTAAGGAGTTGGCTGCTACTTATCAGGCCGAAATTCTTTCTGAGGAAGAAAAGGGCAGTGATTTGCAGCTAGAAAATACTTTGGTCCTACAACTGCCGCCCAGCAATTTCCAGATCTTTTTGGAGGAACTGCGGGAGCTGTCTGTAGTGGTTCGGGAAAAACGCATTTGGCGCCAAGATTTGGGCGGCCAATTTGTAGAGCTCGATAGCCGCTTGAAAAATAAGTACTTGGCCAAAACTCGTTTGGAGAGTTTGCTGCGGAATGCGCAGGATGCTCAGGCTATTTTGCCTATTCAAAGAGAGTTGGACCAAATTACGGAGGATATTGAGCTGCTCAAGCAGGCGGTCAACCTCATGCTAGAAAAATCGGCCCATAGCAGCATTACCCTGACCTTTTACCAGGAGGTGAACCCAGAGGAAAAGGTACAGCAGGCTGCTTTTGGCAATCGGATGGCAGAGGGAGCGCAGACGGGCTGGACCAATTTCAAGGAGTCTTTGGTGAGCATGGCTTACCTTTGGCCCTATATTCTACTGGGTCTTATCTTTTCGCTAACGGCCCTCTTTGCAGCCCGCTCTAGTCGAAAAAGAGCGCAGCAAGCCAAACTAAAAGCTTTTCAGGCGCAGCAAGCTTGGCTCATGCAGCAAAAGCAGTTGCAGCAGCCCAAGGCGCCCAAGGACAGCGAATAG
- a CDS encoding phosphoglucomutase/phosphomannomutase family protein — MTKIKFGTDGWRAIIADTYTNDNLKRVALATAQYIKAEGGQAVVLGHDCRFAGSMFADLAARIFADQGLKVYLAQGFVSTPMVSLGVVLQKAFMGVVITASHNPPSYNGYKLKSAYGGPSIPAEVMEVEDRIADEVPATPSTTQAEFVAQGKIEYIDLEKLYVEHCRKAFDIEAINNSFVNLAYDAMYGAGQNVVRQLIPAVTELHCDYNPSFMGQAPEPIHRNLGELSALLAKTPELNAGLANDGDADRIGMYDEEGRFVDSHQILLLLIHYLHKYKGLSGKVVVTFSVTDKVKKLCELYNLDCQVTKIGFKYIAEIMTKEEVLVGGEESGGIAATGHIPERDGIWIGLILLEFMAKTGKTLSQLMDEIYELVGPFAFNRDDLHLNNELKWQIVENCKAGSYSQFGPYKIQKVEDIDGFKFYLRDDAWVMIRPSGTEPVLRVYAQAPTDEEVRQILDATKAALLEG; from the coding sequence ATGACGAAGATTAAATTTGGTACCGATGGCTGGCGCGCCATCATCGCAGATACGTACACCAACGATAACCTCAAAAGAGTAGCCCTAGCTACCGCTCAATATATTAAGGCCGAAGGTGGCCAAGCTGTAGTGCTCGGACACGATTGCCGTTTTGCAGGAAGCATGTTCGCCGATTTGGCGGCCCGCATTTTTGCCGACCAAGGCCTGAAGGTCTATTTGGCCCAAGGTTTTGTTTCTACGCCCATGGTTTCTTTAGGGGTGGTTTTGCAAAAGGCATTTATGGGCGTGGTCATCACGGCCAGCCATAATCCCCCTAGCTACAATGGCTATAAATTAAAGTCGGCTTATGGTGGGCCCAGCATTCCCGCCGAAGTGATGGAGGTAGAGGACCGCATCGCCGATGAGGTGCCTGCTACGCCCAGCACCACTCAAGCAGAATTTGTCGCTCAAGGCAAAATCGAATATATCGATCTCGAAAAGTTGTATGTGGAGCACTGCCGCAAGGCCTTTGATATCGAGGCCATCAACAATTCTTTTGTCAATTTGGCTTATGATGCCATGTATGGCGCTGGACAAAATGTGGTTCGCCAGCTGATTCCAGCGGTAACAGAATTGCATTGCGATTATAACCCTAGCTTTATGGGCCAAGCTCCAGAGCCCATCCACCGTAACCTAGGCGAGCTTTCTGCTCTTTTGGCCAAAACGCCCGAACTCAACGCAGGCCTAGCCAATGATGGCGATGCGGACCGCATCGGCATGTATGATGAGGAGGGCCGCTTTGTCGATTCGCATCAGATTTTGTTGCTCCTCATTCACTACCTACACAAATATAAAGGGCTTTCGGGCAAGGTGGTCGTGACTTTCTCGGTAACAGATAAAGTGAAAAAACTTTGCGAACTCTATAACTTAGATTGCCAAGTGACCAAAATCGGCTTTAAATATATTGCCGAAATTATGACCAAAGAGGAGGTCCTCGTTGGGGGAGAAGAATCGGGTGGAATTGCCGCTACGGGCCATATTCCCGAAAGAGACGGCATCTGGATTGGCCTCATTCTCCTGGAGTTTATGGCCAAAACAGGCAAAACGCTTAGCCAATTGATGGACGAAATCTATGAGCTAGTTGGCCCCTTTGCCTTCAACCGCGATGATCTCCACCTCAATAATGAGCTAAAATGGCAGATTGTAGAAAATTGTAAGGCGGGCAGCTATAGCCAATTTGGTCCCTACAAGATCCAAAAAGTGGAGGATATTGACGGCTTTAAGTTTTACCTACGCGATGATGCTTGGGTGATGATTCGCCCTTCTGGCACCGAGCCCGTTTTGCGGGTCTATGCCCAAGCGCCTACCGATGAGGAGGTGCGCCAAATCCTAGATGCTACCAAAGCGGCTCTTTTAGAGGGCTAA
- a CDS encoding T9SS type A sorting domain-containing protein — MRKSLLLWAFLALPSLALFAQPTLSNSIFPAAGDVFERSTSLSSFDSLALAITPASNQAQTWNFTSLRTETFSRDSVEAANRPDFPTADIQQPFFGQAQVFIDISSTKMEYVAGALGFGTIAFSGLFNDPLEIQRAPLNYGDSYTDSYQMLISEHIDSVPGLRPFIDSMNLPIDPDSIRINLEGDYESEVDAFGTCQLPDSSYTVLRQHTVNYSDVQIEAYFVTPFGAGWQDISSTIAGQLPFPLTDTTEQFSFIAEEEGMPLARLTTNKDNQAVEAVEFKGQRQVGTAVQSLSVQEFRLYPQPAKNDVYLELELLQAPYQLYNLQGQLLQTGQWQNGTAISLANLPAGPYLLRLQDEKGQLYQQMLIKG; from the coding sequence ATGAGAAAATCACTACTTCTCTGGGCCTTTTTGGCCCTGCCTAGCTTGGCTCTTTTTGCCCAGCCCACTCTCTCTAACTCGATTTTTCCCGCAGCTGGCGATGTCTTTGAACGCTCAACTAGCCTCAGTAGTTTCGACTCCCTAGCGCTAGCCATTACCCCCGCTTCTAATCAGGCCCAAACTTGGAATTTTACCTCTTTGCGGACCGAAACCTTTAGCCGCGATAGTGTAGAAGCCGCCAACCGCCCCGATTTTCCCACCGCCGATATTCAACAGCCCTTTTTTGGCCAAGCTCAGGTGTTTATTGATATCAGTAGCACAAAAATGGAGTATGTAGCCGGCGCGCTGGGCTTTGGTACAATCGCCTTTTCAGGCCTGTTTAATGACCCCCTAGAGATTCAACGTGCCCCCCTCAATTATGGAGACAGCTATACCGATAGCTACCAAATGCTCATTTCAGAACATATTGATAGCGTGCCCGGCCTGCGCCCCTTTATCGATTCTATGAATTTACCCATCGATCCCGATTCGATCCGCATTAACCTAGAAGGTGACTATGAGTCGGAGGTGGACGCTTTTGGCACTTGCCAATTGCCCGATAGCAGCTATACCGTTTTGCGCCAGCATACGGTCAATTACTCGGATGTGCAGATTGAAGCCTATTTTGTGACGCCTTTTGGCGCAGGTTGGCAGGATATCAGTAGCACGATTGCAGGCCAATTGCCTTTCCCGCTCACTGATACCACGGAGCAGTTTAGCTTTATTGCCGAAGAGGAGGGCATGCCCCTGGCCAGACTCACCACCAATAAGGATAATCAAGCCGTAGAAGCTGTCGAATTTAAAGGCCAAAGACAGGTCGGAACAGCGGTGCAAAGCTTGAGCGTGCAGGAGTTTCGCCTCTATCCTCAGCCCGCCAAAAATGACGTTTATCTAGAGCTCGAGCTTTTGCAGGCGCCCTACCAACTCTATAATTTGCAGGGCCAACTCCTACAAACTGGCCAATGGCAGAACGGAACGGCTATTTCGCTGGCCAATTTGCCCGCCGGCCCTTATTTGCTCCGCCTCCAAGATGAAAAAGGCCAGTTGTATCAACAGATGCTCATTAAGGGCTAG
- the lpxD gene encoding UDP-3-O-(3-hydroxymyristoyl)glucosamine N-acyltransferase — translation MKSVSAAELAHLLDAKIEGDPNVRVHKPAKIEEGEPGAISFLGNPKYESYLYNCASSIVLVGLDFEPQAPVSATLLRVKDVYASLSFLLQHFQAAQAEAPAAQQISPQAVIDPSAKVAEGAEVGALAYVGPNAVIEAGAKIYPQAYIGADVKIGAGSIIEPGVRILKGCQIGQNCIIHANSVIGSDGFGFAPQSDGSYEKIPQLGIVILEDQVEVGANTVIDRATMGQTLIKQGVKLDNLIQIAHNVEIGQHTAVAAQAGIAGSTKVGENCLIGGQVGLVGHIQLAKGTKIQAQSGINKSVKKENQALFGSPALPYNDFLRSQAVFKQLPRLQKEVNALRKALKALQEKED, via the coding sequence ATGAAATCTGTTTCTGCTGCCGAATTGGCCCATTTGCTCGACGCTAAAATTGAAGGCGACCCCAATGTTCGGGTCCATAAGCCCGCCAAAATTGAGGAGGGCGAGCCTGGTGCTATTAGCTTTTTGGGCAACCCAAAATACGAATCTTACCTTTATAACTGCGCCTCCTCTATTGTTTTGGTGGGGCTTGACTTTGAGCCGCAGGCGCCAGTTTCGGCCACCTTACTGCGTGTAAAAGACGTTTATGCCAGCCTTAGCTTTTTGCTCCAGCATTTTCAGGCGGCCCAGGCGGAGGCTCCTGCGGCCCAGCAGATTTCGCCTCAGGCCGTCATTGATCCTTCGGCCAAGGTTGCAGAGGGGGCAGAAGTGGGCGCTTTGGCCTATGTTGGCCCCAATGCGGTCATTGAGGCGGGCGCAAAAATTTATCCGCAAGCCTATATTGGCGCAGATGTAAAAATTGGCGCAGGCAGTATCATTGAGCCTGGCGTTCGCATTTTGAAGGGCTGTCAAATTGGTCAAAACTGTATCATTCATGCCAACTCCGTGATTGGTTCCGATGGCTTTGGCTTTGCGCCTCAGTCCGATGGCAGCTATGAGAAGATTCCACAACTGGGGATTGTCATTCTAGAAGATCAGGTAGAAGTGGGGGCCAATACGGTTATTGACCGTGCCACCATGGGCCAAACCCTAATTAAGCAGGGCGTAAAGCTCGACAACCTCATCCAAATTGCTCATAATGTAGAGATTGGGCAGCATACTGCCGTAGCTGCTCAGGCGGGCATTGCGGGCAGCACCAAGGTGGGCGAAAACTGCCTTATTGGTGGACAGGTGGGGCTAGTTGGCCACATCCAATTGGCCAAGGGCACAAAAATTCAGGCCCAAAGTGGGATCAACAAGAGCGTAAAAAAAGAGAACCAGGCGCTCTTTGGCTCCCCGGCTCTCCCTTATAATGATTTCTTGCGCTCTCAGGCGGTCTTCAAGCAGTTGCCCCGCCTCCAAAAAGAGGTCAATGCACTTAGAAAAGCCCTAAAGGCCCTGCAAGAAAAAGAAGACTAA
- a CDS encoding TPM domain-containing protein, whose translation MKIPFLSKQPKHFFKPEEEDQLIAAIREAEAKSSGEIRVHVEPKFKGEDAFARALVCFKELEMQKTKQQNGVLFYLAYEQHKFAIVADQGINAVVPANFWDEIRDNLHTAFQKKQFLEGLKAAILQTGEQLKAHFPHAGDDDQNELPDEISKA comes from the coding sequence ATGAAAATACCATTCTTAAGTAAGCAACCCAAGCATTTTTTTAAGCCAGAAGAGGAAGACCAATTGATTGCGGCCATCCGAGAGGCAGAAGCTAAAAGCTCTGGGGAAATTCGAGTACATGTAGAGCCCAAATTTAAGGGAGAAGATGCTTTTGCCCGTGCTCTAGTCTGTTTTAAGGAACTAGAAATGCAAAAAACCAAGCAGCAAAATGGGGTCTTGTTTTATCTGGCCTATGAGCAGCACAAATTTGCCATTGTGGCCGATCAGGGCATCAATGCGGTGGTCCCCGCTAATTTCTGGGATGAAATTCGGGATAATTTGCATACGGCTTTTCAGAAAAAGCAATTTTTAGAAGGCCTCAAGGCTGCCATTTTACAAACTGGCGAGCAACTCAAGGCCCATTTTCCACATGCTGGAGATGACGATCAGAACGAATTGCCTGATGAAATTTCTAAGGCTTAG
- a CDS encoding glycerol-3-phosphate dehydrogenase/oxidase has product MQPKTSTHKFSVKERARYLLTTHDKTYDLLVVGGGATGAGIALDAASRGLSVVLVEKNDFAWGTSSRSTKLIHGGLRYLKQLELGLVREVGLERAIVHHNARHIVRPEKMLLPIIEEGSLGKWSSSLALWVYDRLAKVNKTEARQMLSKEETLAAEPLLPQDIVKAGAMYYEYRTDDARLTIELIKTAVEQGALALNHSEMLNFSYDENGQVTGAAIRDYILEEEYELKAKHVVNATGPWVDELRAKDADGVEGKRLHLSKGVHLVVDRQRLPIQQAVYFDVRQDGRMIFAIPRENCTYIGTTDTDYKGAIDSPRSEQADVDYILAACKEMFPEHPLTEDDIDSSWAGLRPLIHEDGKSASELSRKDEIFYASSGLISIAGGKLTGYRKMAERVVDQIVKRLGIEASCQTENLVLSGGDFASEEEFDRFIQLRVGEAKQISASPEQIGRLARRYGANLDLILENAFALYAEVQNPADRLLFAELQYALEYESVGSLADFFIRRTGKLYFERAAIIAEYPKVMQRMLKYFNWGPSELQLQMQELQQAYMQAVDFA; this is encoded by the coding sequence ATGCAGCCAAAAACGTCTACTCATAAATTTTCTGTAAAAGAACGCGCCCGTTATTTATTAACTACTCATGATAAAACCTACGACCTTTTAGTGGTTGGTGGTGGGGCCACTGGGGCGGGTATTGCCCTAGATGCCGCTAGCCGAGGACTCTCGGTGGTATTGGTCGAAAAAAACGATTTTGCTTGGGGAACCAGCAGTCGCTCGACAAAACTTATTCATGGTGGTTTGCGCTATCTTAAGCAATTGGAGTTGGGCTTGGTCCGTGAAGTGGGCCTAGAACGGGCCATTGTACATCATAATGCCCGTCATATTGTTCGGCCCGAAAAAATGCTCCTTCCTATTATAGAAGAGGGCTCTCTGGGAAAATGGTCGAGCTCTTTGGCGCTTTGGGTGTATGACCGCCTGGCCAAAGTGAATAAAACAGAGGCCCGCCAAATGCTGAGCAAAGAGGAAACCCTAGCAGCAGAACCCCTTTTGCCCCAAGATATTGTTAAGGCTGGAGCCATGTATTACGAATATCGTACAGATGATGCCCGCCTGACCATTGAGCTAATCAAAACGGCCGTAGAACAGGGCGCTTTGGCCCTCAATCATAGCGAAATGCTCAACTTTAGCTATGATGAAAATGGACAAGTCACAGGAGCAGCTATTCGCGATTATATCTTGGAGGAAGAGTATGAACTCAAGGCCAAACATGTAGTGAATGCTACAGGCCCTTGGGTGGATGAACTCCGCGCCAAAGATGCCGATGGGGTAGAAGGCAAACGCCTACATTTATCAAAAGGGGTGCATCTGGTGGTCGATCGGCAGCGCCTGCCCATCCAACAGGCCGTCTATTTTGATGTGCGCCAAGATGGCCGAATGATTTTTGCCATTCCTAGAGAGAACTGTACTTATATCGGTACCACCGATACCGATTATAAAGGAGCCATTGATAGCCCCCGCAGCGAACAAGCCGATGTGGATTATATTTTGGCCGCCTGTAAGGAAATGTTTCCCGAACATCCCCTAACGGAAGATGATATCGACTCTTCTTGGGCGGGTTTGCGGCCCCTGATTCATGAAGATGGTAAGTCGGCCTCGGAGCTGTCTAGAAAAGATGAGATTTTTTATGCCTCTTCTGGCCTTATTTCTATTGCCGGTGGAAAACTAACGGGCTACCGCAAAATGGCCGAAAGAGTGGTGGACCAAATTGTGAAGCGCCTAGGAATCGAAGCCAGCTGCCAAACCGAAAACTTGGTCTTGAGCGGAGGCGATTTTGCCAGCGAAGAAGAGTTTGACCGCTTTATTCAGTTGAGGGTGGGAGAGGCCAAGCAGATTTCGGCCAGCCCAGAGCAAATTGGTCGCTTGGCTAGACGCTATGGGGCCAATCTGGACCTTATCCTAGAAAATGCCTTTGCCCTTTATGCCGAGGTCCAAAATCCAGCCGATCGCCTGCTCTTTGCCGAGTTGCAATATGCCCTAGAATACGAAAGTGTAGGCAGTTTGGCCGATTTCTTTATCCGCAGAACAGGCAAGCTCTATTTCGAACGGGCCGCTATTATTGCCGAATACCCCAAAGTGATGCAGCGCATGCTCAAATACTTTAATTGGGGCCCCTCAGAGTTGCAATTGCAAATGCAAGAGCTACAACAAGCTTATATGCAAGCCGTAGATTTTGCCTAA
- a CDS encoding STAS domain-containing protein, which yields MEKRKTYSAALYRQLFFYSEEESQLINSASKNIDQEGVDWTFREIIAWMEEGPYSNSFTQQMVEMTRSGKSEIWKDMASGSFNDDYVERQTEARWLFLRSGVSLEAFTAMIAKFHELIFQVFMKYNTPTPELVRALKGFAQIDLSIVSEVYRQKAINDLEEQNEALKQLSTPIAQIWQGILLLPLVGFIDSKRAKDVMEAMLEEIAKSQAKFFILDISGVAIVDTAVANHLIKMTKAARLMGSECMISGVSGPIAQTIVELGIAIDEIRTTGSMRDALRLAIQEGGTAIV from the coding sequence ATGGAAAAACGAAAGACCTACTCTGCCGCCTTATACAGGCAGCTATTTTTTTATAGCGAGGAAGAAAGCCAGCTGATCAATTCGGCCAGTAAAAATATTGATCAGGAAGGGGTGGATTGGACCTTTAGGGAAATCATTGCTTGGATGGAAGAAGGCCCCTACAGCAATTCTTTTACCCAACAGATGGTAGAAATGACTCGGAGCGGAAAATCTGAGATTTGGAAAGATATGGCTTCAGGTTCTTTTAATGATGATTATGTAGAACGCCAAACAGAGGCCCGCTGGTTGTTTTTGCGTTCTGGCGTTAGTCTAGAAGCTTTTACGGCCATGATTGCTAAATTTCATGAGCTCATTTTTCAGGTTTTCATGAAATACAATACGCCCACTCCCGAATTGGTCCGGGCCCTAAAGGGCTTTGCCCAGATAGACCTCAGCATTGTCTCCGAAGTTTATCGACAAAAAGCAATTAACGATTTAGAGGAGCAAAATGAGGCCCTCAAGCAGTTATCGACTCCTATTGCTCAAATTTGGCAGGGGATTTTACTCTTGCCTTTGGTGGGCTTTATTGATTCTAAACGGGCCAAAGATGTTATGGAGGCCATGCTTGAAGAAATTGCCAAGAGTCAGGCTAAATTTTTCATTTTAGACATCAGTGGGGTGGCTATTGTGGATACTGCCGTCGCCAATCACCTCATTAAGATGACCAAGGCTGCTCGCTTGATGGGCAGTGAATGCATGATTTCTGGCGTTTCTGGTCCCATCGCCCAAACCATTGTCGAGCTGGGCATTGCCATTGATGAAATTCGGACCACGGGCAGCATGCGAGATGCCCTCCGCTTGGCTATCCAAGAAGGCGGCACAGCCATCGTTTAA
- a CDS encoding DUF4856 domain-containing protein: protein MNLASLQKALLILAVFGLGLSSCKKDDDSYDVPETYSFENVSYSGQTDRLNMLGELAAYAKSASAVSANALDANSMKDMFANQNDPFADADLNASSKQLKSKTVSTEQTLMEDLMDALAAASLYTDSTASNGQAGIMQTNDGTKSYLLNANGLELAQVIEKGIMGACFYYQATAVYMGSGKMDVDNETVVEGEGTEMEHHWDEAFGYFGVPTDYPSNTTGIRFWGKYADGSRETYLSTGTNLMNALIKGRAAISAQDLDERDAQIAIAREQWELVLAGSALHYINKGIANLSDDAAAAHHALSEAYAFVYGLKFGGQQTLSTADVDAILVQVGNHADPLQANLYNSTSAKLQAAKTALVNAFPALASVQDQL, encoded by the coding sequence ATGAATTTAGCGAGCTTACAAAAAGCCCTACTTATTTTGGCCGTTTTTGGCCTCGGTCTTAGCTCTTGTAAAAAAGACGATGACAGCTATGATGTGCCCGAAACTTACAGCTTTGAGAACGTTAGTTATAGCGGACAAACAGACCGCCTCAATATGTTGGGCGAACTAGCCGCTTATGCCAAATCGGCTAGTGCTGTGAGCGCAAATGCCTTGGATGCCAACAGCATGAAGGATATGTTTGCCAACCAAAATGATCCCTTTGCTGATGCAGATCTCAATGCAAGCAGCAAGCAGCTTAAAAGCAAGACGGTTTCTACAGAACAAACGCTTATGGAAGATCTTATGGATGCGCTTGCCGCAGCTAGTCTGTATACCGATAGCACGGCTAGCAACGGACAGGCCGGGATTATGCAGACCAATGATGGCACAAAGTCTTATTTGCTCAATGCCAACGGTTTGGAGCTGGCTCAAGTGATCGAAAAAGGAATTATGGGCGCTTGTTTCTACTATCAAGCCACGGCCGTTTATATGGGTAGCGGAAAAATGGATGTGGACAATGAAACTGTAGTAGAAGGCGAAGGGACCGAAATGGAACACCATTGGGATGAGGCCTTTGGCTATTTTGGGGTGCCTACCGACTACCCTAGCAATACAACTGGCATCCGCTTTTGGGGCAAATATGCCGACGGTAGCCGCGAAACTTACCTAAGCACAGGAACCAACTTGATGAATGCCTTGATTAAGGGCCGTGCCGCTATTTCTGCCCAAGATCTAGACGAACGCGACGCCCAAATTGCTATCGCTCGCGAACAATGGGAACTGGTTTTGGCCGGCTCTGCCCTACATTATATCAATAAGGGAATCGCTAACCTTAGCGATGATGCCGCCGCCGCTCATCATGCCCTATCAGAAGCTTATGCCTTTGTTTATGGCCTCAAGTTTGGCGGACAGCAAACGCTTAGCACTGCTGATGTAGATGCTATTTTGGTTCAAGTTGGTAATCATGCCGACCCACTACAAGCCAATCTATATAACAGTACAAGCGCTAAGCTTCAGGCTGCAAAGACCGCTTTGGTCAATGCTTTTCCGGCCTTAGCTAGCGTTCAGGACCAACTTTAA